The Branchiostoma floridae strain S238N-H82 chromosome 12, Bfl_VNyyK, whole genome shotgun sequence genome segment AGTCACAGAAAATACGTCACAAGAATATCTAACCGGAAATCTTATAGAATGGCACAGTAGCTTTTGTCAACGAGTCAAGTACCAGTCTTGCAGACCTtgatattgatagattttaatTTTGCCACTGTGACAATAAACGGCGGTGTGCCAACTAAGTTTCAAACTctagtttcatttttatttgcatgcaaTGCACATGCAATTGCTTTTGATTCTAATGTAATTCGAAATTATGTACATCAGATGTTAAAAGAGAACAGCTGTAGTTTTCATAGCTTTAATGTTCATAACTTTCATGTTGTGACTATAAAGTATAATGATATGCAGCTTAACATTACGTCAGAAATCTTTTTGAAGTAGACTACAATAACAGTGTTGGTGACGGTGAGATAGGTAGTTATTAACAACTTGTCCTGTTTGACCTTCAACCGAGAGGCAGACTCAACCCCCCAGCTTCAGGAATCACAGGTCAGGTCAAAGTTTACGCATCTTGTGCGACAAGTAGCTGTCTGCGGATAGTTACACGTTGCCAGCAGTGCGCACCGTATTCCCGACATTATGGCAGGTAAGAATTGGATTTAACCTGAGTCTGTAGAGACTGCTATGGTCTTTCTAAGGTGGTTATATTTTGCACACGGTAAAGCTTGCATCCGGTGAACCGTGATAGTATCTATATATGCACTACATCATGTGTGAGTCAAGGCAGTCAGCAGGCCATGCACTCACGGTCAAAAAcgctagcctgggtgccatcctagttagctTTTTCCAAAGATTGTAGGAAAAAGAACATACGGGTTAATTAATGTTTTAATTTGTTGACCTTGAAGCTATAGCATGAGATAtgcaatctttattgacacgacaaaagtacagcgactttcgtaaggtctacatgtataacaactacttacagtacaactaaacacatatatatggatatctataggtatggatacatcaacataaagggtctagcatgtcatttacactattggttctacggtataaacaatcgtggatatatttgcctacttgcacacaatgtggattatcgcctcccagaatgtacttgaatttatctatcgaacagagagtagcaaagccTTTAGAacaagtggaaagtaatgtgaacagctctgtgcgtttatcatcatatcgagaacaatccataacgaagtgacgttcgtcttcgatctcatttgggcagaatggacaaaacctctggtcacggggaattttagaatatcttccggcttctatatttagtttgtgactacagattcttatctttgtaattgctctacgaagttcgaaattgtgtacattcgaaagatacttcttttgtccgtatctttcctttagcgtagaataaatggaaagttttgagttattctggatagaagaatgccattcttgaatgtatatatcctgtaaacggagtcgtaattggtcgattagcatattaacatgatacaacctcgggtttgtccatacatacccaaaaccattatagttgagaatgtcagttacgtgatttgtCCAATCGTATTCACCGGAAAGTACaacatcatatgcttcacgtagtaaagaatcttcgggtaagtttgcaagacggtgccagtatttgattaattgtatctcagcgttgatcgaaatgggaaatgttcctaactcaccacggatgccgtcatttgatgattttgcatgtactccaagtaaaaatttttggaaattcatatcaatggtatcaaattctgggatactaatatgtaaagatataggTATTCAAACCACGAGAGCCCTCAGGCGATAGTGTATGCAGGCCATGCCTttttggtcacacttgtacaggggtgcctaagtctCTAAACCAGTTTTACGGAATACATACGATCATTATTATAAGTGAAACTCGCATGaattcaaagaaacaaaatttgcGTGTTTCCTAGATGTGGATCGTATGAATTCCTTAAAATTTGTATGTATTCCGTAAAAGTAGCATGGATTTCCAAAAATTCGTATGAATACTTAGACATCCCTGTTGCGTTGAGCCGCAACCCGCCACCCCACATATAAACAAGCCATGGCTATCGTATAAAGCTCAATTGATTAATATAATAAGTCATGCATGCATCCATTGCTTTGTTAGCGATTTTGACCTCTAGCGCTAACGATGCATTGTACGAGGGAAGTGCTGGGGACAATATTCATGACACTGAGTACAACATATCTAGTGCTTCACTACATATTTCTCAGATATCGTATGATTATTGTCAATGTACTTGTAACCTCGTCTCCAGATCTAAAGGCAGCGATTGGAAAACAGAACCAGAAGTTCATGGCCTGCTTCAAGGCTAACGACATGAAGGGCGTGGCTAACCTGTACACGGAGGACTGTAAGCTCATGATAACGGGGATGGACACTCAATATGGCCGTGAGGGTGAGAAGATGTCAAATATTGATGGTATTGCAcataaaatcataaaatcaaAATCGGAGGACTAGACTATTCTCTCTCTTTGTGCCTTCGTCTGTGGCTTCCCTATTCTATCCTCTTTGTCACTGtattcctctctctctctctctggccTGCAGCCACAGAAAAGGCTCTAGCGGGTGTATGGACTAGCGGAGCGAGGAGCTTAGAGTGGAAATCTGAGGAAATTGACCTATGGGCAGTGACGTCATTTACGAGCGAATCGCCTACACTACGAGAACTGAGGACGGCAGTGTGGCTGACGTCGGCAAGTAAGTCGACTTCTTTGTGTTTGAtgttcattacctttgccagaatggctaaggttatgttcaaaggttatgttttgggcttgtgagtctgtgtgtctgtgtgtctgtgtgtctgtctgttaacagcataactcaagaagtcttgaatggatcccgataatatttggtaggtgggtaggggtcgggaaaacgaaggtcaagttcgataatgggtcccctagcggcttgctaaggtactgcagcagaacctcaatttttgatatctcctgttctggacatgctgtgattatgatttttgagcggtagatagcccttgaggcagagagtaagtgctgtgagtttgggccccctagcggcttttttggaactgcaggcgccggtttcctttcaaaatttggacgagaataactctacaacgtgttgacggatcgtcatgacttttggtatgtagatagaatgagtgatgacttacataatggtatactaattatgcaaatcaacagctaatttgcataattaatgaggaaaatttataaatccactgcattccatgataggactttcaaacttgtcacatatgtagctgggaaggagagaaatgttgatagatatcaattatgcaaatcatggcctcatttgcataattaatgagaaaatatgaacatgttgacggatcatcatgttttttggtatgtaggtagcgtaagtgaagacctacataatgagataccaattatgcaaatcaacagctaatttgcataattaatgaggatattttataaattcactacattccatgataggactttaaaacttgtcacatatgtagctgagaaagagagaaatgtcaatacatatttatcatgcaaatgatgatctcatttgcataattaatgagaaaatatgaacgtgttgacggatcgtcatgatttttggcatgtagatagcctaagtaaagaCTTATAtgatgtgatacttattatgcaaattaacagctaatttgcataattgattaggaaaagttcataaatccactgcattccattatagtactttcatcaaagttgtcacatatgtaactgagaaagagggaagagagtaagaggtgtatttaaagactttgaaagagaataagtcaagaatggatcaaaggatcatcatgattttcgggatgctgatagcttaagtaacgcttgatacaatttgatatcaataaattgtaacttgggatctaatttgcttaatcaatgccgaaattttataaaccaattctaagcatataattataaagaaaatgaaatgagtaacgcatttgtctacagaaatcactctacataacaaacctggtttatttggcaaaggtatgtgttcgtggaactctagtttgtttatATTTCGCGTTATACATAAACATTTGCCACAGTATAACATCATTCCCTTGATAGTACCTATTTGAAATGAATCGACTGCAGTGTCTTTAATGTACTGGGCGACATTTTAAAATCGTAGGTACGTTAGGAAGGTCGACGGTACGGTCTAAAtcttttcttgttattttacagGAGTCTTGGGGTTTGGATGAAAGTTGGCGGAGAATGGTTCCTTCACATCGACATCTTCAACTCAAACAAATCCTGAAGNNNNNNNNNNNNNNNNNNNNNNNNNNNNNNNNNNNNNNNNNNNNNNNNNNNNNNNNNNNNNNNNNNNNNNNNNNNNNNNNNNNNNNNNNNNNNNNNNNNNTTGACATTGGCCCCTCTAAACCCACAGCACGTTTTGTTGACAGACGTCGAAAGTGTACAGTAGGAAACGTTATAAGTCTCATGTTATGATTTGTTACCACTGAAATTTTATAACTTTGATAACTTCAATGTTCCATAAGGtaacactgacttaattttatggacgATATCCGTACACagtgattttcgcctgttctacATGTCACCCAATaccatccctggtcaatcagaattttaagCTCGCCAGGGAATCAGTTCTCTAGGGTAATTTTCATAAATGTTTCAGGTAAAAATgattatgatttattttctacatttatGCACGAAAATGTCGGAGAAAAACAACTTTacaaagaaatgtcaatagattcGCTCATTAGCGATGACGATGTGTAATCATTgccaaaatttgtttttcacaAACATTTACGTGCACAAATGTAGACATTAAAATGCATTATTTACTTCAAGTAACACTTTGATAGTGCTCTACTTTGCATCTTGTTTTCAATGTTTGCTAATGCGAACGACTGTGGTATTTAATGTAACATGCACACAATAGTCGGAGTGGGCGTGCATGCAATTACTTTCAAAGACTCTTTTGAAAATTGTAGATATGCTTCAATATGCCACTAGACCCGTTAATTTTGCTCAAAACGTATGAATTAGACCCTTTTGAGCGTTTCTgtgcttactacgaactttgccattaaaaatcgggGAAAGGTGGGAAACTGTTATTTTTAATTGTAACATCTCTAATAGGTATATTCTAATTAATATCTCCTTACTTTGAAAAATGATCTGTGcactgttttcaataactgaagATGTGTGACGACTTTGAAAAGTACCATTCATCAAATTTGCAGACTAGTAAGCTAGACTTGTAGTTTGTTATTCATCAATATGTTTGGCTTTTATTCTTTAAAATGTAGTGATTGGGCGACAGTCTGATTTCGCTTCAGTCGCCAAACACCGTGCCAGGTGCAGGACGTGTTTTTGCTGTCTAGAAACTTGAGAAACGGCATCAGGTTGGGAGGGACACAGAAGTCCCAGACTAGCGACACAGCAGGTAACAGATATTCCGTTgtcgttatacccccctcacgtgtagcgaaaattgatcggacgacgagtctgcgagctctaaattaggAGGAGGCATAACcttgatgccgacgaagaaacggCAGAGTTCACCCCCCCCCCGCTCCATCCCGTAATGaagcctcctcgtaatttagagctcgcagactcgtcgtctgatcgattttcgctacatgtgagggggggtatTATTAAGAGTTTTCTGCACTTAATCCGTACCTCTCTCTTTTTATAATTGTTCGTACGCCCGAACTACTCCTTTGTACGAGTAATTATGCTTCACTGGTCATTTTTTCTTCCAGGCACCATACCCAATTGCAAGAAGATCAGGCTGATCAGCAGGCACGTACGGACGCCGCCGTCAGTATTCTAAACGTGTACGACACCAGAGCAGGTAAAATTCACCCAAGCCCGGTCTTGGAATACTGCCTTCTTGGATTTTCTCCGTAAttgaattattattattacattcaTAGAAACTGATGGCCATCCTATTTGTTTCAGGACTCATAcgttttgtaacttattttcatgttttaatgGTGTATTGACTATATTCAAGCAACTTCAATGGCTTTGATAATTCACATGTAACTGCTTACATTGTAATTTTCCTACAAGCGCCACACCCATGGAGCAAGATCAGACTGCAGACGCCATTGCTAATATTCCCAACCCAATATACGCCTGCAGTGGAACAGGTATGAAACGTGTTCCTTTCCTGGTTTCGGGATCTTCTATCATTTTTGGTAGAAGTTAAACGGATGGATGTAAGGAAGTAGTGTACATTTGGCTCCTTAACTGTTTATTGTCATTCGCTTTTCTTCTTTATGACTGTGAAGTTTTATTTACGTTTtatgaaacacatgtacatgtacgctgTTTTATCTTTGCAATAAATAACTTCAAAATGCATGTCCTTTCTTGCGAAACAGCGACTCATGATCAAAGcacattttttcatatttgcaaAACATAACTTACAGCAACCTATGACCCAAGCACTTACAACAAGGCCAACTGGTCCAGCCGGTGCAAGAAGATCTGGTTGACCGTTGGTGGCCTGGTTGTAGCAGCCATTGCTATTGTACTTCCTTTCTTTGCAGGTCAGTTTCTGTCATTGATACTGCAAGGTTTCCTTCCAGATCATTTGCTCCCTTTTTTCATCCATCCACTCGAATATTTTTCGATAGTACGGTATTAGTACCCAATTTTGCTACAGTGTTAAAATAGCAAGCAtagtttttcttctcttttttttttcatacagttAACATGACCGGACTTTCTGAGGAGATTCAAAAGCTTACAGTGCGAATGACGGAGATTGAACGTAAGTAATGTGTCCCACCATCACAAAGCGTTAAAATTTCAAACCTTGACGTAACTGCTGAGTTTTGGTTGGAGTTCCTCTAACATCTTTCATTTCAGGCACTGATTTTAGAGGACCCAAAGGGCCTGCAAGCCTCGGGCCACCAGGACCTCCAGGAGAGAGAGGCATCATCGGG includes the following:
- the LOC118426823 gene encoding uncharacterized protein LOC118426823, whose product is MHCTREVLGTIFMTLSTTYLVLHYIFLRYRMIIVNVLVTSSPDLKAAIGKQNQKFMACFKANDMKGVANLYTEDCKLMITGMDTQYGREATEKALAGVWTSGARSLEWKSEEIDLWAVTSFTSESPTLRELRTAVWLTSARVLGFG